The Pseudomonas graminis region TGGTTGATCAGGCTTTTTTTGGACTCGTGTACGAATTCGATCGGGTCTTCAATGGTGAGGATGTGGTGATGCTTGTTGCTGTTCAGGTAATCGACCATGGCCGCGAGGGTGGTCGACTTGCCTGAACCGGTCGGACCGGTGACCAACACCAGGCCGCGGGGCACGTCGGTAATCTTGCGAAACACTTCGCCCATGCCCAGCTCTTCCATGCTCAGGACCTTCGACGGAATGGTCCGAAACACCGCGCCGGCGCCGCGATTCTGGTTGAACGCGTTGACCCGAAAGCGCGCCACGCCTGGGACTTCGAAGGAAAAGTCTGTCTCCAGGTCCTCCTCGAAGTCCTTACGCTGCCTGTCGTTCATGATGTCGTAGATCAGCGCCTGAACCTCTTTCTGGTCCAGTGCGGGCAGGTTTATCCGCCGCACATCACCATCGACGCGAATCATCGGTGGCAGGCCGGCAGAGAGATGCAAGTCCGACGCGCCTTGCTTGGCACTGAAGGCCAGCAGCTCGGTAATATCCATACAGCTCCTCATCACATAGAATGCCGCAGACTTTAGCCCTGCTGGCGCAAATCAATGTCCACGATAGCAGAGAACATTTCAACGCTCGCCGAGCGAATTCATAGCGCGGCCCAAGCGGTCGAGCGTGACCCGGCGTCTGTCGGCCTGTTGGCGGTGAGCAAGACCAAACCGGCGAGCGACCTGCGGGAAGCCTACGACGCCGGACTCCGCAATTTCGGCGAGAACTACCTTCAGGAAGCCCTCGGCAAACAGGCTGAATTGAGCGACCTGCCCTTGATCTGGCATTTCATCGGCCCCATCCAGTCCAATAAGACTCGCGCCATCGCCGAGCACTTTGCCTGGGTGCATTCCGTGGACCGTCTGAAAATCGCGCAGCGGCTGTCCGAACAGCGTCCGCCAGAACTGCCGCCACTGAACATCTGCATTCAGGTCAACGTCAGCGGCGAGGCCAGCAAGTCAGGCTGCGACCCTGAAGACCTGCCCGCACTGGCCCAGGCGATCAGCGTGCTGCCCAACTTGAAACTGCGCGGCCTGATGGCCATTCCCGAACCCACCGATGATCGCGACGAACAGAACGCTTCGTTCGCCGCCGTCAGCACCCTGCAGGCACAACTGGGCCTGCCGCTGGACACGCTTTCGATGGGCATGAGCCACGACCTCGAAGCCGCCATCGCACAAGGCGCGACCTGGGTGCGGATTGGCACTGCCCTCTTTGGCGCCCGCAATTATGGGCAGCCTTAACCTTTGCCTCACAGGAAACCGTTCATGAGCAAAACCCGTATCGCGTTCATCGGCGCCGGCAACATGGCTGCCAGCCTGATTGGTGGCATGCGCGCCCAGGGCGTCGACGCTGAGCTGATTCGTGCCAGCGATCCTGGCGCAGAAACCCGCGAGCGCGTGGCAAAAGAACACGGCATCAAAGTGGTCGCCGACAACGCCGAGGCCGTCGAAGGCGCCGATGTGGTGCTGCTGGCAGTCAAGCCGCAGATGATGAAATCCGTGTGCGAAGCGCTGAAGCCGGCACTCAAGCCTCATCAACTGATCGTGTCCATCGCCGCCGGGATTACCTGTGCCAGCATGCGGGCATGGCTGGGCGAGCAGCCCCTCGTACGCTGCATGCCGAATACCCCTGCGCTGTTGCGCCAAGGTGTCAGCGGCCTGTACGCCACGGCGGATGTCACCCCGGACCAACGCGAGCAGGCCGAGACGTTGCTGTCGGCGGTCGGGATTGCACTGTGGGTCGACGAAGAAGCCCACATCGACGCGGTGACGGCGGTGTCGGGCAGCGGCCCGGCGTATTTCTTTCTGCTGATCGAAGCCATGACGGCCGCAGGCGTCAAACTCGGCCTGCCGGCTGACGTGGCCAGCAAACTCACCCTGCAAACCGCGCTGGGCGCGGCATTGATGGCCACCGGCAGCGACGTCGATGCGGCCGAACTGCGTCGCCGAGTGACATCCCCTGCGGGCACCACTGAAGCCGCCATCAAATCTTTCCAGGCCGATGGCTTCGAAGCCATTGTGGAGAAGGCGCTGGGCGCCGCTGCACATCGCTCCGCCGAACTCGCCGAACAGCTGGGCAAATAAGGAGCAATTCATGAATGCACTCACCGGCGCCACGATTTTCGTCATCCAGACGCTCATCAGCCTGTACCTGACCATCGTTCTGCTGCGCTTTGTGCTGCAGCTGGTCAAAGCCAACTTCTACAACCCGCTCTGCCAGTTCGCCGTCCGTGCGACCCAGCCGTTGCTCAAGCCTATCCGGCGCATCGTGCCGAGCGTCTTCGGACTCGACACGTCCTCGCTGCTGCTGGCAATCGTCATTCAGGCGCTGTTAATGGCCTTCGTACTGATGATGACCTACGGCACCATCGGCGATATCCCGCACCTGTTGATGTGGTCGATCATCGGTATCACGTCGCTGCTGCTGAAGATCTTCTGGGTCGCGATGATCATCATGGTCATCGTTTCGTGGATTGCTCCGGGCAGCCACAACCCGGCCGCTGAACTTGCCTACCAGATCAGCGAACCGATCCTGGCGCCGTTCCGTCGTATCATCCCCAACCTGGGCGGCATGGACATCTCGCCGATCTTCGCCTTTATCGCGATTCAGGTGCTGCAGTCCTACGTCATGCCAGCGCTGGCGGCCTATGCCGGCATGCCGCAAGAGCTGTGGCGGTTGATCTGACAGCCGCTGCATGCAGCAAATGAGAATGCGGTAACTCTGACCGTAGATACTCTGTTCCCGATCAAGCTTTTTGCAGATGTTTTTCGCTGAAAAGCTTGGCCGTATTGAAGTCTTCGCCGCTGCGCATGCAAGCCCACAAACCTGTCAGGTATTTACGCATCACCGCGCAGATCGCTTGCATCTTACGTTTGCCTCGGCCCACCAGAGCCTCGTAAAAACCCTTCACATAGGGATCGCAGCGGATCGCAGTCAGCGCTGGCATGTACATTGAACAGCGTAAGTAAGCGTTGCCGCATTTGCTGAGCCTGCCAGGCTTGTCGATGCTCGTTCCAGACTGAGTCAGCCGTACATCCAGCCCTGCATGGCGGCTTACCTGGCCTGACTTCAAGGTCGTTGGCAGGGTCGCCATTTCGGCAAGCGCGGCCAGCGTGGAGACCTCGCCCATGCCGGGGGCCGCCAGCATATTATCGAACTGACCTTGGAGCACCGGACAGCTGGCAACCAGATCCAGTCCAGCCTTTCTGAAGCGTTCAATACGCTTGTCAAAGGCTGCGATGGCCTCTTCTTCGTCTTCGATCAGCAGTGCCGAGGACGTGTCAGTCGCCTTAAGCGCGTGCAACTCATTTTTCGCCTGGGTACGGTGGTCGACCAGACGATTGATGTGCCGGCCGATAGCCCGCAGCTCAAGCTGGGCGGAAGTTGGCGGAGTCCACAAGCTAGGCGTCATACGCTCGCCATATTCGGCAAGCAACTGGGCATCGATTGCATCCGTCTTGCTGTGCTGAAGCTTCAGCCTGGCAAAATTACGGGAGCTTTTCGGGTTAATCACCGACACCGGCAAACCCGCTGCACTCAGCTCTATCGCCAGATCCAGGTAATAGATACCGGTGGCTTCCATGACAACGCTGAGCGGTTTGAGGGCCAGGAGTTTCTTGACGGCAGCCTTGCGGCCTTTAGGTGTTTGAGCAATTACCCACGCGCCGGCTGATCGACCCTTATCGCGCCATCCCATAGCCGTCGTGCGTGAACCAACATCAAGACCGACGTGAATAGCCATGGCTTTCATCTCCAGAAAAACTGGGTAATGATGGCTCTGGTTCCCCTGACCTCGAACTTCATGCCGCTGCAACCTTGTAATGCGAAGTCCGACTTGTCGGCTTCTCGATACTCTACGTGGTGGGCAATGAGGCGGGGGGACCTCTCTACGGACAAGGTCAGGATTAACGTCTGCCTTAGGGACCGATCGGTCTCCCCCAGAACACATCTTTTTGGTTATGCATCCAGAAGACTAGCGAGTCTGAGCGGGTGTGTGAGAAACATACAAGACCGACGTGAATAGCCATGGCTTTCATCTCCAGAAAAACTGGGTAATGATGGCTCTGGTTCCCCTGACCTCGAACTTCATGCCGCTGCAACCTTGTAATGCGAAGTCCGACTTGTCGGCTTCTCGATACTCTACGTGGTGGGCAATGAGGCGGGGGGACCTCTCTACGGACAAGGTCAGGATTAACGTCTGCCTTAGGGACCGATCGGTCTCCCCCAGAACACATCTTTTTGGTTATGCATCCAGAAGACTAGCGAGTCTGAGCGGGTGTGTGAGAAACATACAAGGACCGGCTTCAGCCGGGAAGCTTTTGATCTTGGGGCGACGGCACCAGCAGCCGTCGCCCTTTTCCCGCCTAATGAATGTCGCGCCGGCAAAAATCCAAAGCGTTACCCTCCGCGAATTCAGCCATTTAGTTTGTTGCCGCACCCCCGCGCGATCTTTAGACTTACGCCTCATTTCAGCGAGAGCAGGTCGATGTCCACGGTCTTTCCCAAAGATTCTGTCGGTCTAGTCACGCCGCAAACGGCGCATTTCAATGAACCGCTGGCCTTGGCCTGCGGACGCTCGTTGCCTGCCTACGATCTCATCTACGAAACCTACGGTCAGCTCAACGCCGCCAAAAGCAACGCGGTACTGATTTGCCACGCGCTTTCGGGTCATCACCACGCGGCGGGCTACCACAGCGCAGAAGACCGTAAGCCGGGCTGGTGGGACAGTTGCATCGGCCCCGGCAAGCCTATCGACACCGATAAGTTCTTCGTCGTCAGCCTGAACAACCTCGGCGGATGCAATGGCTCCACCGGTCCCAGCAGCCTCAACCCGGAAACCGGCAGGCCCTTCGGCGCCGACTTTCCGGTGTTGACGGTCGAAGACTGGGTGCACAGCCAGGCGCGGCTTGCCGACCGGCTGGGCGTGGATCAATGGGCCGCCATCGTCGGCGGCAGTTTGGGCGGCATGCAGGCGCTGCAATGGACGATCACCTACCCCGAGCGCGTGCGGCACTGTCTGGCGATTGCTTCTGCACCCAAGCTGTCGGCGCAGAACATCGCCTTCAACGAAGTCGCGCGGCAGGCAATTCTGACGGACCCGGAATTCCACGGCGGCTCATTTCAGGAGCACGGCGTGATCCCCAAGCGCGGCTTGATGCTGGCGCGCATGGTCGGGCACATCACGTACCTGTCCGATGACTCGATGGGTGAGAAATTCGGCCGGGGCCTGAAGAACGAGAACCTCAACTACGACTTCCACAGCGTGGAGTTCCAGGTCGAAAGCTACCTGCGGTATCAGGGCGAGGAGTTTTCCGGGCGCTTCGACGCCAACACCTACCTGCTGATGACCAAAGCGCTGGACTACTTTGATCCGGCCGCCAACTTCAACGACAACCTCGCCGCCACCTTCGCCAACGCCAGCGCCAGGTTCTGTGTGATGTCGTTTACCACCGACTGGCGCTTCTCCCCGGCCCGCTCGCGGGAACTGGTCGATGCGCTGATGGCGGCGAAAAAGGACGTCTGTTATCTGGAAATCGATGCGCCCCAGGGCCACGACGCGTTCCTGATCCCGATCCCGCGCTACTTGCAGGCTTTCTCCAGCTACATGAACCGAATTGCACTCTGAGGACACCATGAGAGCCGACCTGGAAATCATCCAAGACTGGATACCGGCAGGCAGCCGTGTGCTCGACCTCGGTTGCGGCGACGGCGAATTGCTGGCCTGGCTGCAGGAGCACAAGCAAGTGACGGGCTACGGCCTGGAGAACGACGCCGACAACATCGCCCGCTGCGTGGCGCGCGGCGTCAATGTCATCGAACAGGATCTCGACAAGGGGCTGGGCAACTTTGCCAGCAACAGTTTCGATGTGGTGGTCATGACTCAGGCGCTTCAGGCCGTGCACTACCCCGATCGCATCCTCGACGAAATGCTGCGCGTCGGCCGCCAGTGCATC contains the following coding sequences:
- a CDS encoding type IV pilus twitching motility protein PilT; amino-acid sequence: MDITELLAFSAKQGASDLHLSAGLPPMIRVDGDVRRINLPALDQKEVQALIYDIMNDRQRKDFEEDLETDFSFEVPGVARFRVNAFNQNRGAGAVFRTIPSKVLSMEELGMGEVFRKITDVPRGLVLVTGPTGSGKSTTLAAMVDYLNSNKHHHILTIEDPIEFVHESKKSLINQREVHRDTHGFAEALRSALREDPDVILVGELRDLETIRLALTAAETGHLVFGTLHTTSAAKSIDRIVDVFPAQEKSMIRSMLSESLHAIVSQALLKKVGGGRVAAHEIMIGTSAIRNLIREDKVAQMYSSIQTGGSLGMQTLDMCLKDLISKGLITRESAREKAKTPDNF
- a CDS encoding YggS family pyridoxal phosphate-dependent enzyme; translation: MSTIAENISTLAERIHSAAQAVERDPASVGLLAVSKTKPASDLREAYDAGLRNFGENYLQEALGKQAELSDLPLIWHFIGPIQSNKTRAIAEHFAWVHSVDRLKIAQRLSEQRPPELPPLNICIQVNVSGEASKSGCDPEDLPALAQAISVLPNLKLRGLMAIPEPTDDRDEQNASFAAVSTLQAQLGLPLDTLSMGMSHDLEAAIAQGATWVRIGTALFGARNYGQP
- the proC gene encoding pyrroline-5-carboxylate reductase — translated: MSKTRIAFIGAGNMAASLIGGMRAQGVDAELIRASDPGAETRERVAKEHGIKVVADNAEAVEGADVVLLAVKPQMMKSVCEALKPALKPHQLIVSIAAGITCASMRAWLGEQPLVRCMPNTPALLRQGVSGLYATADVTPDQREQAETLLSAVGIALWVDEEAHIDAVTAVSGSGPAYFFLLIEAMTAAGVKLGLPADVASKLTLQTALGAALMATGSDVDAAELRRRVTSPAGTTEAAIKSFQADGFEAIVEKALGAAAHRSAELAEQLGK
- a CDS encoding YggT family protein, giving the protein MNALTGATIFVIQTLISLYLTIVLLRFVLQLVKANFYNPLCQFAVRATQPLLKPIRRIVPSVFGLDTSSLLLAIVIQALLMAFVLMMTYGTIGDIPHLLMWSIIGITSLLLKIFWVAMIIMVIVSWIAPGSHNPAAELAYQISEPILAPFRRIIPNLGGMDISPIFAFIAIQVLQSYVMPALAAYAGMPQELWRLI
- a CDS encoding IS110 family transposase, which encodes MAIHVGLDVGSRTTAMGWRDKGRSAGAWVIAQTPKGRKAAVKKLLALKPLSVVMEATGIYYLDLAIELSAAGLPVSVINPKSSRNFARLKLQHSKTDAIDAQLLAEYGERMTPSLWTPPTSAQLELRAIGRHINRLVDHRTQAKNELHALKATDTSSALLIEDEEEAIAAFDKRIERFRKAGLDLVASCPVLQGQFDNMLAAPGMGEVSTLAALAEMATLPTTLKSGQVSRHAGLDVRLTQSGTSIDKPGRLSKCGNAYLRCSMYMPALTAIRCDPYVKGFYEALVGRGKRKMQAICAVMRKYLTGLWACMRSGEDFNTAKLFSEKHLQKA
- the metX gene encoding homoserine O-succinyltransferase MetX, with the translated sequence MSTVFPKDSVGLVTPQTAHFNEPLALACGRSLPAYDLIYETYGQLNAAKSNAVLICHALSGHHHAAGYHSAEDRKPGWWDSCIGPGKPIDTDKFFVVSLNNLGGCNGSTGPSSLNPETGRPFGADFPVLTVEDWVHSQARLADRLGVDQWAAIVGGSLGGMQALQWTITYPERVRHCLAIASAPKLSAQNIAFNEVARQAILTDPEFHGGSFQEHGVIPKRGLMLARMVGHITYLSDDSMGEKFGRGLKNENLNYDFHSVEFQVESYLRYQGEEFSGRFDANTYLLMTKALDYFDPAANFNDNLAATFANASARFCVMSFTTDWRFSPARSRELVDALMAAKKDVCYLEIDAPQGHDAFLIPIPRYLQAFSSYMNRIAL
- the metW gene encoding methionine biosynthesis protein MetW: MRADLEIIQDWIPAGSRVLDLGCGDGELLAWLQEHKQVTGYGLENDADNIARCVARGVNVIEQDLDKGLGNFASNSFDVVVMTQALQAVHYPDRILDEMLRVGRQCIITFPNFGHWRCRWYLASKGRMPVSEFLPYTWYNTPNIHFCTFEDFEELCRGRSAKVIDRLAVDQQHRHGWASKLWPNLLGEIGIYRVSSPGLQDHQIAV